Proteins encoded in a region of the Anomalospiza imberbis isolate Cuckoo-Finch-1a 21T00152 unplaced genomic scaffold, ASM3175350v1 scaffold_126, whole genome shotgun sequence genome:
- the LOC137465999 gene encoding LOW QUALITY PROTEIN: serine/arginine-rich splicing factor 4-like (The sequence of the model RefSeq protein was modified relative to this genomic sequence to represent the inferred CDS: inserted 1 base in 1 codon) has product MGQKREQGLVNHTAVLPFTCVLCRRAEADPDICGDQLEKCGLCAHAFCLRCCVCGQSGATIMCCKEDCDRWFHLPCAKEGGCVNVYVTPYSSFCPEHRPEQDVEATPEPGTDCPICMEPVEDRKTFRTLVCPACKRAWFHRDCIQVGAIPSAPGHSRCPAAPGPXLTLLLFALQGQAMRAGLFSLRCPLCRDTGEFLVQMFIVGIRIPFRLPTWEDNDAFADLGERHSRCNARDCLYPGGREEAEEEGPWELLLCSSCAAEGTHRRCSGLRNRIQSWECDSCAGLGTASRDESELSGPSRIRQSGLEPAHGSPESEAISPSSRTPVPSGLDPQSSSAEPSGRSSQQHTAWQQSLPSSSLATSSPSTSRSTYNNSPDSGDRVHSRRAGPGRRRTRSRQPGRAPDGPVRLRSRRDRSSRTTTRAERPRRRETPSRASPGRSRARQQGRALSAPVRPRSRRDRSSRTRPRTETPGRRQTSPRASPGRSRAHQQGQAQSPPVQSRSRRDMSHRTAASAERPRRRQTSPRACPGRSRARQQGRALSAPACPRSRRGRSRRTAASAERPRRRGTPSGMSRRSNRSRQRRRASPGTSNSST; this is encoded by the exons ATGGGACAGAAgcgggagcaggggctggtgaaCCACACGgctgtgctgcctttca cctgcgtgctgtgtcgccgtgcagaggccgACCCGGACATCTGCGGCGACCAACTGGAGAAGTGCGGGCTCTGTGCCCACGCGTTCTGCCtg CGCTGCTGCGTCTGTGGCCAGAGCGGGGCAACCATCATGTGTTGCAAGGAGGACTGTGACAGATggttccacctgccctgtgccaaggaGGGCGGCTGTGTCAATGTATACGTTACCCCATACAG ctccttctgccctgAGCACCGTCCAGAGCAGGACGTGGAGGCGACTCCAGAGCCGGGCACCGACTGCCCCATCTGCATGGAGCCTGTGGAGGATAGAAAGACCTTCCGAACCCTGGTGTGCCCAGCGTGCAAAAGGGCCTGGTTCCACAGGGActgcatccaggtaggagccatcccctcagccccgggccacagcaggtgcccagcggcaccagggc tgctcaccctgcttctgtttgccctgcagggacaggccatgcgcgctggtcttttttccctccgctgccccctgtgcagggacacgggAGAATTTCTTGTACAAATGTTCATCGTGGGGATCCGAATCCCTTTCAG ACTGCCAACATGGGAGGACAACGACGCCTTTGCGGATCTAGGAGAGCGGCACAGCAGGTGCAATGCCAGGGACTGCCTTTACccgggaggcagggaggaggcagaggaagaggg GCCCTGGGaactgctcctgtgctcctcctgcgctgctgagggcacccacaggcgctgctctggcctgagaaaccgcatacagagctgggagtgtgacagctgtgctggtctcGGAACGG CTTCCAGGGATGAGTCAGAGCTCAGTGGCCCCAGCCGGATCagacagtcaggactggagcctgcTCATGGCTCCCCAGAATCTGaggccatcagccccagctcccgcaCCCCGGTGCCATCGGGGCTGGATCCCCAgtcttcctctgcagagcccagcggccgcagcagccagcaacacacagcatggcagcagtCTCTGCCGTCTTCCTcgctggccaccagcagccccagcacatcaAGGTCAACGTACAACAACTCCCCTGACTCTGGGGACAGGGTCCATTCCAGACGTGCTGGGCCCGGCCGCAGGCGAACCCGCTCTCGCCAGCCAGGTCGGGCCCCAGATGGACCCGTCCGACtgaggagtcgccgtgacaggagcagcaggacaacaacaagggctgagaggcccaggcgaagGGAGACACCTTCACGGGCATCCCCCGGACGCAGCCGCGCCCGCCAGCAAGGTCGGGCCCTAAGTGCACCTGTCCGccccaggagtcgccgtgacaggagcagcaggacaagaccaAGGACTGAGACGCCCGGGCGAAGGCAGACATCGCCACGGGCATCCCCCGGACGCAGCCGCGCCcaccagcaaggtcaggcccaGAGCCCACCTGTCCAgtccaggagtcgccgtgacatgagccacaggacagcagcaagcgctgagaggcccaggcgaagGCAAACATCGCCACGGGCATGCCCCGGACGCAGCCGCGCCCGCCAGCAAGGCCGGGCCCTAAGTgcacctgcctgccccaggagtcgccgtggcaggagcaggaggacagcagccagcgctgagaggcccaggcgcaGGGGGACGCCGTCAGGGATGTCCCGCAGGAGCAACCGCTCCCGCCAGCGACGTCGGGCCTCACCTGGGAcctccaacagcagcacctAG